The sequence GTCGTCAGGGTCTGCATCGTCACCCGATCACCGCCCAGGAGATGTAGGGGTCCCACTCCAGCCGGCGCAGCTCCAGCCGCCCCATCCCCAGGCTCTCGACCAGCGCCAGCGTCTCGCCCGGCCACATGGGGTTGTCGAGCTCGTCGAAGGCGATCACCGCCCCCTTCGGCATGCGCGGGACGAAGTGCTCGATGGCCGCCCTGGTGGGCTCGTACAGGTCCATGTCCAGGAAGAGCAGCGAGACCACGAGATGCGGATGCTGCTCGATGAAGCGCGGGATGGTCTCCACCACGTCGCCCTTCACCAGGTGCACCTTGTCGATGTGCCCCAGGAAGCGGTCGCGGTCGTACTCGGCCACCAGCGCCTGCAGCTCGTCGTGGCTGTCGGCGAACAATCCCCCGGGCACCACGTCGGCGACCGCCGTGGCGTCCTTCTCGTGCACGCTGGGAAAGCCCGCGAAGGTGTCGAAGCCGTAGATCCGGCGCGTCAGGTTCTCGGGCTCGAGCATGGCCGACAGCTTGGCCCAGCTCATGGTCCCGAAGCCCTTGAACACCCCGCACTCCACCACGCTTCCCTTCACCGGCAGCACGAGCCTGAAGATCTCGTACATGGCCAGGAAGCGCTTCAGGTGCTGGCGCCTGACGTACTTGGGAAAGTTCTCGAGCTTGATGTCGACGGGGTCGGGA comes from Longimicrobium sp. and encodes:
- a CDS encoding class I SAM-dependent methyltransferase, with translation MKKFRTEAEQQVGPAIARIFEACPDPVDIKLENFPKYVRRQHLKRFLAMYEIFRLVLPVKGSVVECGVFKGFGTMSWAKLSAMLEPENLTRRIYGFDTFAGFPSVHEKDATAVADVVPGGLFADSHDELQALVAEYDRDRFLGHIDKVHLVKGDVVETIPRFIEQHPHLVVSLLFLDMDLYEPTRAAIEHFVPRMPKGAVIAFDELDNPMWPGETLALVESLGMGRLELRRLEWDPYISWAVIG